The following proteins are encoded in a genomic region of Phragmites australis chromosome 9, lpPhrAust1.1, whole genome shotgun sequence:
- the LOC133929495 gene encoding uncharacterized protein LOC133929495 isoform X2, with protein MAAAQRAQTLRDLAEEGKKRAVLLLVFAFGLAFLMALTSSSVWINLPFATALIALFRYISLDYDLRRKSTTTTDHGVIRPLVKTKSTELKKIRPTEKDGKSDWRSKVNSPLVEAAFEQFTRHLATEWVTDLWYSRVTPDKEGPEELITVVNTILGEISVRARNVNLTSLLTRDLVDLICNNLELYHFCQAKIGKEKFVNLPSERRDAELKLTLIAENKLHPALFSASAEYKVLQSLADALISTTVKPQDLQCSFFRCTTRELLACAVLRPVVNLANPRFINERIESLALSRYNNAEKGVAESLEDVTTVKQREPPMPSADEFSALIDDSSPGVELVRFRQGQSKTASDIQPSKSSSLHPKNSDRAVTDSFGRERAQPLGISSQHKHQALAPEHLENMWTKGKNYKSEKANQAPIGSASLSTTSSVQQSVPCSTSIRHHPSIPQRQTVLSHSEDQHLIRHSTTPTYSNGTNHLPKSLSAEMAEHAGPEDFGVESESSYATEDDEGNNVTGLDSPVTRVWESKNKGNATSSHIHHPLESSGFHKAKKNRSHVGKLKVSRTSSGRKKSRSKAQKTPIWQEVERSSFSVGDDLDILNTSANDSRTDGLVEDTEVESMCRIFSSANASSLSLASTDSSYSSNYCGANVLEDSYLKLRCEVVGASIVKSGSGMFAVYSVSVTDANGNSWSIKRRFRHFEELHRHLKEYAQYNLHVPPKHFLSSGLEVPVVRERCKLLDIYLKKLLQIPIVSSCIEVWDFLSVDSQTYIFMDSLSVIQTLSVSLDERSNEKNRKTLNSAERLDGNLMSGGQSSHGHKDDSVHKDWNFAASDGLRFRKGNVEKNLGTSASNIAANLYQDNSGSDPEQNDYSFSINSGNPKKPLSSETDDTSQILVSDGYSVAPNDWMPPNLSVPLFHLVDVVFQLQDGGWIRRQAFWVAKQILQLGMGDTFDDWLVEKIQLLRRGRIIAFAVKRVEQILWPDGIFMTKHPKRKAAAVPPNAQSNGMTNYLSDEQRIEAAHRANFVRELIIDKAPSALVSLVGRKEYERCAQDIYFFLQSPVCLKQLAFELLELLVLAAFPELDGTVSKWHEDKQQLCSLE; from the exons TGACAAGCTCTTCAGTATGGATTAACCTGCCATTTGCCACAGCTCTGATTGCCTTATTTCGCTACATATCACTTGACTATGACCTCCGTAGAAAGAGCACAACCACCACAGATCATGGTGTCATTCGTCCACTTGTCAAAACAAAAAGTACTGAATTAAAGAAAATCCGTCCAACTGAAAAGGATGGAAAATCAGATTGGAGAAGCAAGGTGAATTCACCTCTAGTTGAAGCAGCATTTGAACAGTTCACAAGGCACCTTGCCACTGAGTGGGTAACAGATCTGTGGTACTCCCGTGTAACACCTGACAAGGAAGGTCCAGAGGAACTCATCACCGTAGTTAATACTATCCTCGGAGAGATTTCAGTTAGGGCAAGAAATGTTAACCTTACCAGTCTGCTAACCAG GGATCTGGTTGATCTTATATGCAACAATTTGGAGCTTTATCATTTTTGTCAAGCCAAGATTGGAAAAGAGAAGTTTGTTAACCTTCCATCAGAGCGTCGTGATGCTGAACTGAAACTGACCCTTATAGCTGAAAACAAGTTGCATCCTGCCTTATTTTCAGCCAGTGCCGAATACAAG gTACTACAAAGCCTTGCTGATGCTTTGATCTCAACCACAGTGAAGCCTCAGGATCTACAGTGCTCTTTCTTCCGATGTACCACCAGAGAACTTCTTGCTTGTGCAGTTTTGAGACCTGTCGTGAACTTAGCAAATCCAAG GTTTATAAATGAAAGGATTGAATCTTTGGCTCTTTCTCGTTACAATAATGCGGAGAAAGGAGTTGCAGAATCCTTGGAGGATGTTACAACTGTTAAGCAAAGGGAACCTCCTATGCCCTCTGCAGATGAATTTTCTGCACTAATAGATGACTCAAGTCCAGGTGTTGAACTCGTTCGATTTCGTCAGGGTCAATCCAAAACTGCATCAGATATACAACCCAGTAAAA GTAGTTCGTTACATCCCAAAAATAGTGATAGAGCAGTTACAGATAGTTTTGGGAGAGAGCGTGCACAGCCTTTGGGAATCAGCTCCCAACACAAACATCAAGCTTTAGCACCTGAGCACCTCGAGAATATGTGGACAAAGGGAAAGAATTACAAATCAGAAAAGGCAAATCAAGCACCCATTGGGTCTGCTTCTCTAAGCACCACTTCTTCGGTGCAGCAGTCAGTTCCCTGCAGCACTTCAATTCGTCATCATCCTAGTATTCCTCAAAGGCAAACAGTTTTATCTCATTCTGAGGACCAGCATTTGATAAGACACTCGACTACACCTACATATTCAAATGGCACTAATCACCTGCCAAAAAGCCTATCTGCAGAAATGGCAGAGCATGCCGGCCCAGAAGACTTTGGAGTAGAGAGTGAGAGTTCATACGCCACTGAGGATGATGAAGGCAACAATGTGACTGGACTTGATTCTCCTGTTACCAGAGTTTGGGAAAgcaaaaataaaggaaatgcCACCTCGTCGCATATACATCACCCACTTGAATCTTCTGGTTTCCACAAAGCAAAGAAGAATAGAAGTCATGTGGGAAAACTGAAAGTGTCAAGAACTTCTTCAGGAAGAAAAAAGTCAAGGTCAAAGGCTCAAAAGACTCCCATCTGGCAAGAAGTGGAGAGATCCTCTTTCTCGGTTGGGGATGACTTAGACATACTCAATACATCTGCAAATGATTCAAGGACAGATGGACTAGTTGAGGATACTGAGGTGGAAAGTATGTGTAGGATATTTAGCAGTGCCAATGCTTCATCTTTGTCATTGGCATCAACTGACTCTTCTTATTCATCAAATTATTGTGGTGCCAATGTGCTGGAAGACTCTTATTTGAAGTTAAGATGTGAG GTGGTAGGAGCTAGCATTGTGAAAAGTGGGTCTGGCATGTTTGCTGTGTATTCTGTTTCCGTGACTGATGCCAATGGTAATAGTTGGTCCATCAAAAGGAG GTTTCGTCATTTTGAAGAGCTACACCGGCATCTGAAAGAATATGCTCAGTACAATCTTCATGTGCCTCCAAAGCATTTCCTCTCATCAGGTTTAGAGGTTCCTGTTGTTCGAGAGAGATGCAAGCTGCTTGACATATATCTGAAG AAGCTTCTTCAAATCCCAATTGTTTCAAGCTGTATAGAAGTCTGGGATTTTCTGAGTGTTGATTCACAG ACATACATTTTCATGGACTCTCTCTCAGTTATCCAAACATTGTCAG TCAGTTTAGATGAAAGATCAaatgagaagaatagaaaaacATTGAACTCTGCTGAACGGTTGGATGGAAATTTGATGTCTGGAGGTCAATCTTCCCATGGACATAAAGATGATTCCGTGCATAAGGATTGGAACTTCGCTGCCAGTGATGGTTTGAGATTTAGGAAAGGGAATGTGGAAAAGAATTTAGGAACTAGTGCTAGCAACATAGCTGCCAATCTTTATCAAGATAATTCTGGAAGTGACCCAGAGCAGAATGATTACTCATTTTCAATAAATTCGGGAAATCCTAAGAAACCGCTTTCAAGTGAAACCGATGACACATCTCAAATTTTGGTGTCTGATGGATACTCGGTAGCTCCTAATGAT TGGATGCCCCCAAATCTTAGTGTCCCCTTGTTTCATCTTGTCGATGTGGTTTTTCAGCTTCAAGATGGAGGCTGGATCAG GCGGCAAGCATTTTGGGTTGCAAAACAAATTCTGCAATTGGGAATGGGAGACACTTTTGATGACTGGCTTGTTGAGAAAATCCAGTTACTCAGGAGAGGGAGGATAATTGCTTTCGCAGTTAAGCGTGTTGAACAA ATTCTCTGGCCTGATGGAATTTTTATGACAAAACATCCAAAGAGAAAAGCAGCAGCAGTTCCTCCGAATGCTCAGAGCAATGGCATGACCAACTATCTGAGTGATGAACAACGGATAGAGGCTGCCCATCGTGCAAATTTTGTCCGTGAATTAATAATAG ATAAAGCACCATCTGCACTGGTGAGTCTGGTTGGTCGGAAGGAATACGAAAGGTGTGCTCAGGATATTTACTTCTTTCTTCAG TCCCCGGTTTGTTTGAAGCAGCTAGCATTTGAACTCCTGGAGCTGCTTGTTCTAGCTGCATTTCCAGAGTTGGATGGCACGGTGAGCAAGTGGCATGAAGATAAGCAGCAGTTGTGCAGTCTTGAATGA
- the LOC133929495 gene encoding uncharacterized protein LOC133929495 isoform X1, with protein sequence MAAAQRAQTLRDLAEEGKKRAVLLLVFAFGLAFLMALTSSSVWINLPFATALIALFRYISLDYDLRRKSTTTTDHGVIRPLVKTKSTELKKIRPTEKDGKSDWRSKVNSPLVEAAFEQFTRHLATEWVTDLWYSRVTPDKEGPEELITVVNTILGEISVRARNVNLTSLLTRDLVDLICNNLELYHFCQAKIGKEKFVNLPSERRDAELKLTLIAENKLHPALFSASAEYKVLQSLADALISTTVKPQDLQCSFFRCTTRELLACAVLRPVVNLANPRFINERIESLALSRYNNAEKGVAESLEDVTTVKQREPPMPSADEFSALIDDSSPGVELVRFRQGQSKTASDIQPSKSKNPASLKLESPDPSLINNSHPLESTSLPYTSLAASGSSLHPKNSDRAVTDSFGRERAQPLGISSQHKHQALAPEHLENMWTKGKNYKSEKANQAPIGSASLSTTSSVQQSVPCSTSIRHHPSIPQRQTVLSHSEDQHLIRHSTTPTYSNGTNHLPKSLSAEMAEHAGPEDFGVESESSYATEDDEGNNVTGLDSPVTRVWESKNKGNATSSHIHHPLESSGFHKAKKNRSHVGKLKVSRTSSGRKKSRSKAQKTPIWQEVERSSFSVGDDLDILNTSANDSRTDGLVEDTEVESMCRIFSSANASSLSLASTDSSYSSNYCGANVLEDSYLKLRCEVVGASIVKSGSGMFAVYSVSVTDANGNSWSIKRRFRHFEELHRHLKEYAQYNLHVPPKHFLSSGLEVPVVRERCKLLDIYLKKLLQIPIVSSCIEVWDFLSVDSQTYIFMDSLSVIQTLSVSLDERSNEKNRKTLNSAERLDGNLMSGGQSSHGHKDDSVHKDWNFAASDGLRFRKGNVEKNLGTSASNIAANLYQDNSGSDPEQNDYSFSINSGNPKKPLSSETDDTSQILVSDGYSVAPNDWMPPNLSVPLFHLVDVVFQLQDGGWIRRQAFWVAKQILQLGMGDTFDDWLVEKIQLLRRGRIIAFAVKRVEQILWPDGIFMTKHPKRKAAAVPPNAQSNGMTNYLSDEQRIEAAHRANFVRELIIDKAPSALVSLVGRKEYERCAQDIYFFLQSPVCLKQLAFELLELLVLAAFPELDGTVSKWHEDKQQLCSLE encoded by the exons TGACAAGCTCTTCAGTATGGATTAACCTGCCATTTGCCACAGCTCTGATTGCCTTATTTCGCTACATATCACTTGACTATGACCTCCGTAGAAAGAGCACAACCACCACAGATCATGGTGTCATTCGTCCACTTGTCAAAACAAAAAGTACTGAATTAAAGAAAATCCGTCCAACTGAAAAGGATGGAAAATCAGATTGGAGAAGCAAGGTGAATTCACCTCTAGTTGAAGCAGCATTTGAACAGTTCACAAGGCACCTTGCCACTGAGTGGGTAACAGATCTGTGGTACTCCCGTGTAACACCTGACAAGGAAGGTCCAGAGGAACTCATCACCGTAGTTAATACTATCCTCGGAGAGATTTCAGTTAGGGCAAGAAATGTTAACCTTACCAGTCTGCTAACCAG GGATCTGGTTGATCTTATATGCAACAATTTGGAGCTTTATCATTTTTGTCAAGCCAAGATTGGAAAAGAGAAGTTTGTTAACCTTCCATCAGAGCGTCGTGATGCTGAACTGAAACTGACCCTTATAGCTGAAAACAAGTTGCATCCTGCCTTATTTTCAGCCAGTGCCGAATACAAG gTACTACAAAGCCTTGCTGATGCTTTGATCTCAACCACAGTGAAGCCTCAGGATCTACAGTGCTCTTTCTTCCGATGTACCACCAGAGAACTTCTTGCTTGTGCAGTTTTGAGACCTGTCGTGAACTTAGCAAATCCAAG GTTTATAAATGAAAGGATTGAATCTTTGGCTCTTTCTCGTTACAATAATGCGGAGAAAGGAGTTGCAGAATCCTTGGAGGATGTTACAACTGTTAAGCAAAGGGAACCTCCTATGCCCTCTGCAGATGAATTTTCTGCACTAATAGATGACTCAAGTCCAGGTGTTGAACTCGTTCGATTTCGTCAGGGTCAATCCAAAACTGCATCAGATATACAACCCAGTAAAAGTAAAAATCCAGCTAGTCTAAAACTAGAATCCCCTGATCCTTCTTTGATTAATAATTCGCATCCACTAGAGTCAACCAGTTTACCTTACACTTCCCTTGCTGCTTCAGGTAGTTCGTTACATCCCAAAAATAGTGATAGAGCAGTTACAGATAGTTTTGGGAGAGAGCGTGCACAGCCTTTGGGAATCAGCTCCCAACACAAACATCAAGCTTTAGCACCTGAGCACCTCGAGAATATGTGGACAAAGGGAAAGAATTACAAATCAGAAAAGGCAAATCAAGCACCCATTGGGTCTGCTTCTCTAAGCACCACTTCTTCGGTGCAGCAGTCAGTTCCCTGCAGCACTTCAATTCGTCATCATCCTAGTATTCCTCAAAGGCAAACAGTTTTATCTCATTCTGAGGACCAGCATTTGATAAGACACTCGACTACACCTACATATTCAAATGGCACTAATCACCTGCCAAAAAGCCTATCTGCAGAAATGGCAGAGCATGCCGGCCCAGAAGACTTTGGAGTAGAGAGTGAGAGTTCATACGCCACTGAGGATGATGAAGGCAACAATGTGACTGGACTTGATTCTCCTGTTACCAGAGTTTGGGAAAgcaaaaataaaggaaatgcCACCTCGTCGCATATACATCACCCACTTGAATCTTCTGGTTTCCACAAAGCAAAGAAGAATAGAAGTCATGTGGGAAAACTGAAAGTGTCAAGAACTTCTTCAGGAAGAAAAAAGTCAAGGTCAAAGGCTCAAAAGACTCCCATCTGGCAAGAAGTGGAGAGATCCTCTTTCTCGGTTGGGGATGACTTAGACATACTCAATACATCTGCAAATGATTCAAGGACAGATGGACTAGTTGAGGATACTGAGGTGGAAAGTATGTGTAGGATATTTAGCAGTGCCAATGCTTCATCTTTGTCATTGGCATCAACTGACTCTTCTTATTCATCAAATTATTGTGGTGCCAATGTGCTGGAAGACTCTTATTTGAAGTTAAGATGTGAG GTGGTAGGAGCTAGCATTGTGAAAAGTGGGTCTGGCATGTTTGCTGTGTATTCTGTTTCCGTGACTGATGCCAATGGTAATAGTTGGTCCATCAAAAGGAG GTTTCGTCATTTTGAAGAGCTACACCGGCATCTGAAAGAATATGCTCAGTACAATCTTCATGTGCCTCCAAAGCATTTCCTCTCATCAGGTTTAGAGGTTCCTGTTGTTCGAGAGAGATGCAAGCTGCTTGACATATATCTGAAG AAGCTTCTTCAAATCCCAATTGTTTCAAGCTGTATAGAAGTCTGGGATTTTCTGAGTGTTGATTCACAG ACATACATTTTCATGGACTCTCTCTCAGTTATCCAAACATTGTCAG TCAGTTTAGATGAAAGATCAaatgagaagaatagaaaaacATTGAACTCTGCTGAACGGTTGGATGGAAATTTGATGTCTGGAGGTCAATCTTCCCATGGACATAAAGATGATTCCGTGCATAAGGATTGGAACTTCGCTGCCAGTGATGGTTTGAGATTTAGGAAAGGGAATGTGGAAAAGAATTTAGGAACTAGTGCTAGCAACATAGCTGCCAATCTTTATCAAGATAATTCTGGAAGTGACCCAGAGCAGAATGATTACTCATTTTCAATAAATTCGGGAAATCCTAAGAAACCGCTTTCAAGTGAAACCGATGACACATCTCAAATTTTGGTGTCTGATGGATACTCGGTAGCTCCTAATGAT TGGATGCCCCCAAATCTTAGTGTCCCCTTGTTTCATCTTGTCGATGTGGTTTTTCAGCTTCAAGATGGAGGCTGGATCAG GCGGCAAGCATTTTGGGTTGCAAAACAAATTCTGCAATTGGGAATGGGAGACACTTTTGATGACTGGCTTGTTGAGAAAATCCAGTTACTCAGGAGAGGGAGGATAATTGCTTTCGCAGTTAAGCGTGTTGAACAA ATTCTCTGGCCTGATGGAATTTTTATGACAAAACATCCAAAGAGAAAAGCAGCAGCAGTTCCTCCGAATGCTCAGAGCAATGGCATGACCAACTATCTGAGTGATGAACAACGGATAGAGGCTGCCCATCGTGCAAATTTTGTCCGTGAATTAATAATAG ATAAAGCACCATCTGCACTGGTGAGTCTGGTTGGTCGGAAGGAATACGAAAGGTGTGCTCAGGATATTTACTTCTTTCTTCAG TCCCCGGTTTGTTTGAAGCAGCTAGCATTTGAACTCCTGGAGCTGCTTGTTCTAGCTGCATTTCCAGAGTTGGATGGCACGGTGAGCAAGTGGCATGAAGATAAGCAGCAGTTGTGCAGTCTTGAATGA